In Amaranthus tricolor cultivar Red isolate AtriRed21 chromosome 5, ASM2621246v1, whole genome shotgun sequence, a genomic segment contains:
- the LOC130814057 gene encoding copper transporter 6-like, which produces MDHGMSGHDMNDHDMPQPPPSSSSSHMHTMMHMTLYWGKDAIILFSGWPGMNTTNYIISLIIVFIVALLVELFSRCGFIKDGRNDTVSALFLTLLHALRMGLAYLLMLALMSFNGGIFIAVVAGHAVGFFVFGTRVFGLGPKSSRDPNLPPMSC; this is translated from the coding sequence ATGGATCATGGTATGAGTGGCCATGACATGAATGACCATGACATGCCACAaccaccaccatcatcatcatcatcacataTGCATACCATGATGCATATGACCTTGTATTGGGGTAAAGATGCTATAATTCTCTTCTCAGGATGGCCTGGAATGAACACCACCAATTACATCATCTCTCTTATTATAGTTTTCATTGTGGCTTTACTCGTAGAATTGTTCTCACGTTGTGGATTCATTAAGGATGGAAGAAACGACACCGTTTCGGCCTTGTTTTTGACCCTTCTTCATGCTCTGCGTATGGGACTTGCTTACCTTCTTATGCTTGCTCTTATGTCTTTTAATGGCGGTATTTTTATTGCTGTTGTTGCGGGTCATGCTGTCGGGTTCTTCGTGTTTGGAACTCGGGTTTTCGGGTTGGGTCCCAAAAGTTCTCGTGACCCGAATCTTCCTCCTATGAGTTGCTAA